Proteins co-encoded in one Flavobacteriaceae bacterium MAR_2009_75 genomic window:
- a CDS encoding putative dehydrogenase encodes MKKLRGVCIGAGYFSQFHFEAWQRMKNVEIVGVCDTEVNRAENICKQYGFKKAYSDVTKMFANEKVDFVDIITPPSTHKVLCQLAIDHGIHIICQKPLAPTYEESRLIADTIENSKIRMMVHENFRFQPWHREIKKLLNNHTVGDELLTINLRMRMGDGWQTDAYMNRQPYFREMERLLIYETGIHFIDVFRYLFGELKQVYSILKTLNHNIKGEDFAWVQFEFNNGALGFLDANRYNESTAENPRLTFGTLLIEGNEGSIRLYEDGKITIQNLGEKERLHNYTFEKKNFSGDCVYATQMHFIECLSTGNSFETEVSGYLKNIVIQEAIYKSNTMNAPIPI; translated from the coding sequence ATGAAAAAACTAAGGGGTGTTTGCATAGGCGCAGGATACTTTAGCCAGTTTCATTTCGAGGCTTGGCAGCGCATGAAAAATGTAGAAATTGTAGGGGTTTGTGACACAGAGGTAAATAGGGCCGAAAATATCTGTAAACAATACGGGTTTAAGAAGGCATATTCAGATGTTACCAAGATGTTCGCAAACGAGAAAGTCGATTTTGTAGACATTATTACACCGCCCAGCACTCATAAAGTTCTTTGTCAGCTGGCCATAGATCACGGCATTCATATCATCTGTCAAAAACCATTGGCACCTACCTACGAAGAATCACGACTAATAGCCGATACTATCGAAAATTCGAAAATTCGAATGATGGTACATGAAAATTTTCGGTTTCAACCTTGGCATCGAGAAATCAAAAAATTATTGAACAACCATACTGTGGGAGACGAGCTTCTAACCATTAATCTACGTATGCGTATGGGCGATGGGTGGCAAACCGATGCCTACATGAATCGCCAACCGTACTTTCGAGAAATGGAGCGTTTACTTATTTATGAAACGGGTATTCATTTTATTGATGTTTTTCGGTATTTGTTCGGGGAATTGAAGCAAGTATATAGCATACTTAAAACTTTGAACCATAATATTAAAGGAGAGGATTTTGCTTGGGTACAGTTTGAATTCAACAATGGTGCTCTAGGCTTTTTAGATGCCAATCGCTATAATGAAAGCACAGCTGAAAACCCTCGGCTCACCTTTGGCACCCTTCTAATTGAAGGAAACGAGGGAAGCATTCGCCTGTATGAAGATGGAAAAATAACGATACAAAATTTAGGTGAAAAGGAACGTCTTCACAATTATACTTTCGAAAAGAAAAACTTTTCTGGTGATTGCGTGTACGCTACTCAAATGCATTTCATTGAATGTCTAAGCACCGGAAACTCGTTCGAGACAGAAGTATCAGGATATTTGAAAAACATCGTCATTCAAGAAGCTATCTACAAATCCAATACTATGAACGCACCTATTCCAATTTAA
- a CDS encoding putative secreted protein (Por secretion system target), which translates to MTNSRILTWALLCLIFSQFSVSAQVNPWLKVGSKSASDTHKSSRQTFSLNQDLFERTCSKAPGRTDNNISQRIMSFPDNNGGFEDYAIYKSQILHPELAKKFPEIESFVGKSAKGDLIHFSYSKNHGLHAYLEQPDQKSVSISPSRQGSKNQYLLSKDSEIPDPFECLLEDVANKTRRGTPNTSRNADDGYLRKYRLALSTTGEYARYFLDGTEANDTARKAKVLAAMVSAMTHVNMVFERDFGVTMEIVANNDEIIYLNASTDPYSGSYNGQLQQTLDTTIGSDAYDVGHVFVLASNIHGNAGCIACVCSDGQKGSAFSAHYAPETENFNRLVMHEMGHQFGSYHTMGGACRSGFNSEVEPGSGSTIMSYAGICHPNIQSESDDYFNYVNVRDVGIWTIENSDCAELVSITNNAPTADAGNDYTIPKSTPFTLAGVATDADGLEGLTYCWEQNDPENPSSGGTPSPSWTQGAIFRSRPPVNSPVRHLPRMSDLLQNNLTPTWEVLPGVARSMEFAFTVRDNGETGGQTASDLMQVTVDGNSGPFELTSPNTNVTWESGETVTVNWNVAQTDQAPINVSLVSLFLSIDGYEYDIPILEETANDGEETFVLPALPSSTTARLMLRAVDNIFFALNPSNFTTQASEFIMALDETSSDICSGEDAAYSFMYTTFLDFDETVSFSVENLHEGLTARFAPETVSGQQTTGRSVSLTITGSAGVSSGAYEFDVVGTSASIVKRSPIALHVFGEDVATPVVTTPEDGDIGLSPNLTFQWEANENVKNYQIDIATDTDFTELIESHLTEEPLYTASSLTYDAQYYYRVKSINKCSESGYTPAASFTTACAEPSNFRIMSTGATYVELQWDSDSAGRWEVEYGAASFEVGSGTVQSVTGDSVTVEGLTSSTPYEFYLRAVCNLGGTGEVSDPVLGTTLEDFCSGDHFYDSGGPDGNYADGENYSKVIAPDSPNDRVKVQFNAFRLESCCDRLQVYDGDTASAPLIGTYSGNANIPLLKSTHASGALTFVFRSDGSVTRSGWDATVICEPKPNCETPIDVVMQNRTSNSVTLSWMDSGDATEWLIEYGLPGFVVGTGTQVSAGGTTGMVSGLEPNTTYEFYVRSVCSDGGNSDESAPITLETLCTTFNAPFFEPFSTYSQAPDCWESDETQYTWQFNSHTRNLGRHGQTTGATESGSIFAYIDDSNFYGTAILETPSIDISSLTTPALSFFLNSHNEGGDNQSFSVDVHDGSSWVEEVFVSNENTIGWERILVDLSFLPTTTEVIRIRFIAEESDEGSTFDDVAIDDIKIDDFGACYPPNISESQISTTKNSIVINWTPVGTVVDEWEIEYGEIGFTPGAGLTTNVNGTNTTLVDLASYTQYDFYMKAFCDTNNELRKGPFTVRTAPVYCEGDHFYDSGGPTNGYLNNEAYTETIIPQNAEDRIRVNFLSFSVERNDYLRVYDGPDENSPLLGEFTGYGIHDQLFSTHETGSLTFSFTSNTYNTYQGWEAEIICEPKPNCTAPSSLEALTVLHNSVELLWQENGDAENWEIEYGVPGFTLGTGTIVAADESTFQLSNMRAETGYEIYVRASCAPDEGFSDVAPSIRITTGCSPLQAPFREPFGYYMPQCWQEGEENLENWIFSSYGNHVGQNGRILGETESGRYFAYVDDSYQHSLSTALETPLIDVSAVNHPGLSFYLLSDNEGGDNVNFSVDVFDGSFWNETVYESSANTLAWQKFYVDFSDLNITGPIKVRFVVDELGEGETDDIAIDDVYVGEIPRCLPPVFNLAETEKSFASVNLSWRETGNATSWRLEYGQKGFTPGNGITTATDQPQIDIVGLDSNTEYDFYVYSICNVGSISPIEQPYTIKTYANYCNGDRFYDSGGADRMYTNNENYTETISPQIYGTPVKVEFLQFELESCCDYLTVFDGPDINAPLIGRFNGSRLPPILTSTHPSGTLTFRFTSDGSAVGLGWEAEITCMPLPIDNFQVTSRNESCRNSNNGSIYISTSASGIGYTALLERQANGQEEQFVSSTSFDGATSFSALEAGRYRLCIGVENSLDFSQCYTVNIAEPDDLGVFTSKMASNGKLKVQLSGGEKYWVNLNGEEIITHNSQLELDLRPGKNNLSIRSAKDCQGMYKESFYLTHNVKVYPNPTTDGNLKVLLPSEMPNASELQLYTTNGKMVLSKQIEQSGVEMPLPLEHLPDAIYILKVIASDGELYETVKIIKE; encoded by the coding sequence ATGACGAATTCTCGAATTCTTACGTGGGCCTTGCTATGCCTAATATTTTCCCAATTTTCAGTGTCGGCCCAGGTCAATCCTTGGCTAAAAGTAGGGTCGAAATCTGCCAGCGATACACATAAATCTAGTAGGCAGACTTTCAGTCTGAACCAGGATCTGTTTGAAAGAACCTGTAGTAAAGCTCCGGGTAGAACTGACAACAACATATCGCAGAGAATCATGAGTTTCCCTGACAATAATGGGGGCTTTGAGGATTATGCAATTTACAAGAGTCAAATTTTACATCCTGAACTGGCCAAAAAATTTCCTGAAATCGAATCCTTTGTAGGGAAATCCGCAAAAGGCGATCTAATCCATTTTAGCTATTCCAAAAATCATGGTCTTCATGCCTATTTAGAACAACCTGACCAAAAATCAGTATCGATATCACCTTCAAGGCAAGGCTCAAAAAATCAGTATTTGCTTTCGAAAGACTCAGAAATACCGGACCCGTTCGAATGTCTTTTAGAAGATGTTGCCAATAAAACACGCCGAGGCACACCAAATACTTCGCGTAATGCCGATGACGGGTACCTAAGAAAATACCGATTGGCGCTTTCTACAACTGGAGAATACGCACGCTATTTTTTAGATGGCACCGAAGCCAACGATACCGCTAGGAAAGCAAAAGTATTGGCGGCCATGGTTTCGGCCATGACCCACGTTAATATGGTTTTTGAGCGTGATTTTGGAGTAACTATGGAAATCGTAGCCAACAATGATGAGATTATTTATCTCAATGCTAGTACTGACCCTTATTCAGGGTCGTACAACGGACAACTACAACAGACATTGGATACCACCATAGGTTCCGATGCCTATGATGTGGGTCACGTATTTGTTCTGGCTTCTAATATTCACGGTAATGCCGGATGTATCGCATGCGTATGTAGTGATGGGCAAAAAGGAAGTGCGTTTTCCGCGCATTATGCTCCAGAGACCGAGAATTTCAATCGTCTGGTCATGCATGAAATGGGACATCAGTTCGGGAGCTACCATACCATGGGAGGGGCCTGTAGAAGCGGCTTCAACAGTGAGGTTGAACCAGGTAGTGGTAGTACTATTATGAGTTATGCAGGTATTTGTCATCCAAATATACAGTCTGAATCCGATGACTATTTTAACTATGTCAACGTGAGGGACGTGGGTATCTGGACCATAGAGAACAGCGATTGTGCCGAATTAGTTTCAATTACCAATAACGCCCCGACGGCGGATGCCGGTAATGACTATACCATACCAAAATCTACCCCGTTTACCTTGGCAGGGGTTGCGACCGATGCCGACGGGTTGGAAGGTCTGACCTATTGCTGGGAGCAAAATGACCCGGAAAATCCATCGTCAGGCGGCACTCCATCTCCGAGTTGGACGCAAGGCGCCATATTTCGATCAAGACCCCCGGTCAATTCCCCGGTACGGCATTTACCCCGAATGTCCGATTTACTTCAAAACAACCTCACCCCGACTTGGGAAGTTTTGCCCGGCGTTGCGCGGTCCATGGAATTTGCGTTCACGGTTCGTGACAACGGTGAAACCGGTGGGCAGACCGCGTCGGATTTGATGCAAGTGACCGTAGATGGAAATTCTGGTCCTTTTGAGTTGACAAGTCCGAATACGAACGTTACTTGGGAATCTGGTGAAACCGTCACGGTAAACTGGAACGTTGCGCAAACCGATCAAGCGCCGATAAATGTCAGCTTGGTTTCTTTATTTCTTTCGATCGATGGATACGAGTATGATATCCCGATACTTGAGGAAACTGCAAATGACGGTGAAGAAACTTTTGTTTTGCCCGCGTTACCTTCCTCCACGACTGCAAGATTGATGTTGAGGGCAGTCGACAATATCTTTTTTGCCCTAAACCCTTCGAACTTTACGACGCAGGCTTCCGAATTTATTATGGCCCTTGATGAAACCTCAAGCGATATCTGCTCAGGCGAAGATGCGGCGTATTCCTTTATGTACACAACATTTTTAGACTTTGATGAAACCGTTAGCTTCTCGGTCGAAAACCTACATGAAGGCTTGACGGCAAGGTTTGCCCCTGAAACCGTATCCGGGCAACAAACTACGGGTCGGTCCGTAAGTTTGACCATAACGGGCAGTGCGGGCGTTTCCTCCGGTGCTTATGAGTTCGATGTCGTGGGCACCTCAGCGTCGATAGTAAAAAGGTCTCCAATAGCATTACATGTTTTTGGGGAGGATGTAGCTACCCCGGTGGTCACTACACCCGAAGATGGGGATATCGGACTTTCACCGAACCTGACCTTTCAGTGGGAAGCCAATGAAAACGTGAAAAATTATCAAATTGACATCGCTACGGATACCGATTTTACGGAACTTATCGAATCTCACCTTACCGAAGAACCGCTTTATACGGCATCTTCCCTGACCTACGACGCGCAATACTATTACAGGGTAAAAAGCATCAATAAGTGTTCGGAAAGCGGGTATACCCCGGCGGCCTCGTTCACCACCGCTTGTGCCGAGCCGTCAAATTTTAGAATAATGTCTACGGGTGCGACATATGTTGAGTTGCAGTGGGACAGTGATAGTGCCGGTCGCTGGGAGGTCGAATATGGTGCTGCCAGTTTTGAGGTGGGCTCGGGTACCGTGCAGTCGGTCACCGGTGATTCGGTTACCGTCGAAGGACTAACATCGTCTACCCCGTATGAATTTTACCTTCGCGCCGTATGTAATCTAGGCGGTACCGGTGAGGTTTCAGACCCGGTTTTAGGAACGACCTTGGAAGATTTCTGTTCAGGGGATCATTTTTATGACAGTGGCGGGCCGGACGGTAACTATGCCGATGGTGAGAACTATTCGAAGGTCATAGCCCCAGATAGCCCCAACGATAGGGTGAAAGTACAGTTTAACGCTTTTAGATTGGAAAGTTGCTGTGATCGTCTCCAGGTATACGATGGCGATACGGCTTCAGCTCCTTTGATAGGTACTTATAGCGGTAATGCGAATATTCCCTTGTTGAAATCCACCCACGCTTCGGGTGCCTTGACTTTTGTCTTCCGCTCCGATGGCAGTGTTACGCGTTCCGGATGGGATGCCACCGTCATCTGCGAACCCAAGCCCAATTGTGAAACCCCAATTGATGTAGTAATGCAAAACCGCACTTCGAATTCGGTGACGCTAAGCTGGATGGATTCCGGCGATGCAACCGAATGGCTTATCGAGTACGGTTTACCGGGATTTGTGGTAGGTACGGGTACCCAAGTTTCTGCAGGAGGTACTACAGGAATGGTTTCAGGTTTAGAACCCAATACCACTTATGAATTTTACGTACGCTCGGTTTGTTCCGATGGCGGAAACAGCGATGAGAGTGCCCCTATAACCCTCGAGACCTTGTGCACCACTTTCAACGCACCTTTTTTCGAGCCTTTTTCGACGTACTCGCAAGCCCCAGATTGCTGGGAAAGCGACGAAACCCAGTATACTTGGCAATTTAATTCACATACCAGAAATTTAGGTAGACATGGCCAGACAACAGGAGCAACGGAAAGTGGGTCGATCTTTGCCTATATCGATGATAGTAATTTTTATGGAACAGCTATTCTAGAAACCCCGTCAATAGATATTTCCTCATTGACCACCCCTGCTCTTTCCTTTTTTCTGAACAGTCATAACGAAGGAGGGGATAACCAAAGTTTCTCGGTCGATGTTCATGATGGATCATCTTGGGTTGAAGAAGTGTTTGTCAGTAACGAGAACACCATAGGCTGGGAAAGGATCCTTGTTGACTTATCTTTTCTACCCACAACCACTGAGGTTATTAGAATACGTTTTATTGCAGAAGAAAGTGATGAAGGAAGCACTTTTGATGATGTAGCTATCGATGATATCAAAATTGATGATTTTGGAGCATGTTATCCACCAAACATTTCAGAAAGTCAGATTTCCACAACCAAGAACAGTATTGTTATTAATTGGACCCCGGTGGGCACGGTAGTAGATGAATGGGAAATAGAATATGGTGAAATTGGCTTTACACCTGGTGCCGGTTTAACGACTAACGTAAATGGCACCAACACTACCTTGGTTGATTTGGCATCATATACCCAATATGATTTTTATATGAAAGCGTTCTGCGACACGAACAATGAGCTACGAAAAGGCCCCTTTACCGTCAGAACAGCGCCGGTGTATTGTGAGGGAGATCATTTTTACGATAGTGGAGGGCCAACTAATGGGTATCTGAACAATGAAGCCTACACCGAAACCATAATACCACAAAATGCAGAAGACCGGATTAGGGTGAATTTCTTGAGTTTTTCGGTAGAACGTAATGACTATTTGAGGGTCTATGACGGGCCGGATGAAAATTCACCTCTTTTAGGGGAATTTACAGGATACGGAATTCATGATCAGCTTTTTTCGACTCATGAAACCGGTTCACTCACGTTTTCTTTCACATCAAATACTTACAATACTTATCAAGGTTGGGAAGCCGAGATAATCTGCGAACCTAAACCGAACTGTACCGCACCTTCTAGTTTAGAAGCGCTCACTGTTTTACACAACTCGGTGGAATTGCTATGGCAAGAAAACGGTGATGCCGAAAATTGGGAAATTGAATATGGCGTTCCGGGGTTTACGCTGGGTACAGGAACAATAGTCGCAGCTGACGAATCAACGTTTCAACTCTCAAACATGAGGGCTGAAACAGGCTATGAAATTTATGTAAGGGCATCCTGCGCCCCGGATGAAGGCTTCAGTGATGTAGCTCCGTCTATACGAATCACTACGGGTTGCTCACCGTTACAGGCACCATTTCGCGAACCCTTTGGGTACTATATGCCCCAATGTTGGCAGGAGGGCGAAGAGAACCTCGAAAATTGGATTTTTAGCAGCTACGGCAATCATGTGGGGCAAAACGGAAGAATTCTTGGCGAGACTGAAAGTGGGAGGTACTTTGCCTACGTCGATGATTCCTATCAACACAGTTTGAGCACCGCATTAGAGACGCCTTTGATAGATGTTTCCGCGGTAAACCACCCAGGTTTAAGCTTTTACCTGCTCAGTGATAATGAAGGCGGCGACAACGTCAACTTTTCGGTGGATGTCTTTGACGGGTCGTTTTGGAACGAAACCGTTTATGAAAGTAGCGCGAATACGCTTGCGTGGCAAAAGTTTTATGTTGATTTCTCAGATTTGAACATCACAGGCCCTATCAAAGTGCGTTTTGTGGTCGATGAACTAGGGGAAGGAGAGACCGATGACATCGCAATTGATGATGTTTACGTTGGTGAAATTCCAAGGTGCCTGCCCCCTGTTTTTAACTTGGCAGAAACCGAAAAATCGTTCGCTTCGGTAAACCTCTCATGGCGGGAAACAGGCAATGCCACTAGTTGGAGGCTGGAATACGGCCAGAAAGGTTTTACTCCGGGTAATGGAATAACGACCGCAACCGATCAGCCCCAAATAGATATCGTGGGTTTAGATAGCAATACAGAATACGACTTTTACGTATACAGCATTTGTAATGTTGGTTCAATCAGCCCAATAGAACAACCATACACCATAAAAACGTACGCCAACTATTGTAATGGTGACCGTTTTTACGATTCGGGCGGGGCTGATCGAATGTACACAAATAATGAAAATTACACTGAAACCATCTCACCACAAATTTACGGTACACCGGTAAAAGTAGAATTTTTACAGTTTGAACTTGAGAGTTGCTGCGATTACCTGACTGTATTTGATGGGCCCGATATCAATGCACCTCTTATTGGCCGATTTAATGGAAGTCGATTGCCACCTATCTTGACTTCCACACATCCTTCGGGCACTTTGACCTTTCGTTTTACCTCCGATGGTTCTGCGGTAGGTTTAGGATGGGAAGCCGAGATAACCTGTATGCCTTTACCAATAGATAATTTTCAGGTCACTTCACGCAACGAATCCTGTAGAAACTCCAATAATGGCAGCATCTATATTTCAACTTCAGCAAGTGGAATTGGGTATACCGCCCTTTTGGAAAGGCAAGCGAACGGGCAGGAAGAACAATTTGTCTCCTCTACCTCATTTGACGGGGCCACCTCCTTTAGTGCTTTAGAAGCGGGGAGGTATAGACTGTGCATCGGTGTTGAGAATTCACTGGACTTTTCACAATGTTACACGGTCAATATTGCCGAACCCGATGATTTGGGCGTCTTTACATCCAAAATGGCTAGCAATGGTAAACTTAAAGTGCAGTTATCGGGAGGTGAAAAATACTGGGTCAATTTGAATGGCGAGGAAATTATTACACATAACAGTCAACTTGAGCTTGACTTAAGACCAGGTAAAAACAACTTGTCAATACGATCAGCTAAAGATTGTCAAGGTATGTACAAAGAAAGTTTTTACCTCACCCATAACGTGAAGGTTTATCCCAACCCGACCACAGATGGAAACTTGAAGGTTCTGTTGCCTTCTGAAATGCCCAATGCTTCAGAGCTACAACTGTATACTACAAACGGTAAAATGGTGCTATCAAAACAAATCGAGCAAAGCGGTGTCGAGATGCCGCTGCCTCTAGAACATTTGCCCGACGCCATATATATATTAAAAGTCATAGCTTCCGATGGGGAGCTGTATGAAACCGTAAAAATTATTAAGGAATGA
- a CDS encoding VCBS repeat protein, whose protein sequence is MSKYLYGLILVFIFIRCGDKKHSNSTSNEQDQKKDTLFTLLSPQATKLNFINLINETPTVNGFIYEYLYNGGGVAVGDLNNDDLPDIYFISNMYSNKLFINKGDLVFEETTVVSKVKGGNGFPTGVTMVDINADGLLDIYVCKSGDYPNPEQRKNELYINQGNNEEGIPIFKEEASHYGLDLPHYSTQSAFFDYDKDGDLDMFLINHGIGPSEVQANLKRLINKKSQYSSERLFQNNNGKFIDVSEESGIINNSIGFGLGIAIGDINNDNWPDIIVGHDYSERDHMYINLQNGSFKEVVKEATNHISNFSMGNDLGDINNDGWLDFISLDMVSDNNYDLKTSMSGMNPKRFQELVDMGLHHQYMFNTLQLNTGKIINNDTPTFSEIGKFAGVSNTNWSWAPLLFDMNNDGWQDLFVSNGIVRSFGNNDFLIYKEKKLSELHKNLELVQNKDSLIKIYYDDLLNRMPKKAEVNQLFLNNKDFTFSSMNINWGLTTLTCATGAVYSDLDNDGDLDIVTNNINDMASVYRNNSREVAVANQYLKIKLKGPSGNTNGLGTKVTVEANEIKQTKQLYVSRGFQSSVDNILHFGLNTAEEVEKLTVVWPDGKTQIIEDIAANKQITLSYNEALEKLPLETTTEKSMFLDITDAVDLNFKHTENQFDDFERESLLPHKFSQNGPALNHGDVNNDGLDDFYVGGAKNQAASLFIQQQDGSFRPVLSSLWEKDRRHEDIASNFFDADNDGDLDLYVVSGGNEEEEKHVYYQDRFYVNNGDGSFSKSVNAIPDIRVSGSCVEPIDIDGDGDLDLFIGGKLVPGKYPFPANSYILKNDSKDGVISFVDDTDNVAPFLKEFGMVSDAKSVDLDDDGNIDLIVVGEWMEIKVLKNTQNGFVDMGDSSNLTGSSGWWYSVAAADFDQDGDQDFIVGNLGLNYKYKASPEEPFEVFTNDFDKNGSLDIVLGFYEDGVPYPLRGRECSSNQMPMVKQKFASYHEFASADIQTVYGKENLEKALHYGVSTFATTYVENLGNFKFKTHPIKGMAQFSSVNNILIDDFNADGQKDALLSGNLYQSEVETPRNDAGYGVLLMGNAKGGFATVPTSVSGLFVKGEVKNACILNATKENKKILVFGKNDAQVQLIEYNYD, encoded by the coding sequence ATGAGCAAATATTTATATGGTTTAATATTAGTTTTTATTTTTATTCGTTGTGGTGATAAGAAGCATTCGAACTCGACTTCAAATGAGCAAGACCAAAAAAAAGATACACTTTTCACACTATTAAGTCCTCAGGCGACAAAATTAAATTTTATCAATTTAATCAATGAAACCCCTACTGTAAACGGTTTTATTTACGAGTATCTCTACAACGGGGGTGGGGTTGCCGTAGGGGACCTCAATAATGATGACCTCCCCGATATTTACTTTATTTCCAATATGTATTCCAATAAACTTTTTATAAATAAAGGGGACTTGGTGTTTGAGGAGACAACTGTAGTGTCTAAAGTAAAGGGCGGCAATGGTTTTCCTACGGGTGTTACAATGGTAGATATTAATGCTGATGGCTTGCTTGATATTTATGTTTGTAAATCTGGGGATTACCCAAATCCCGAACAACGAAAAAACGAGCTATATATTAATCAGGGTAATAATGAGGAAGGTATACCTATATTTAAAGAAGAAGCCTCTCACTATGGGCTAGACCTACCGCATTATTCGACCCAAAGTGCCTTTTTCGATTACGATAAAGACGGTGATTTAGATATGTTCTTAATCAATCATGGTATTGGGCCATCAGAAGTTCAAGCCAATTTGAAACGGTTGATAAACAAAAAATCTCAATACAGCAGCGAACGCTTGTTTCAAAACAACAACGGAAAATTTATAGATGTTTCCGAAGAAAGCGGCATTATCAATAACTCAATAGGTTTTGGCCTTGGCATCGCTATTGGTGATATAAACAATGATAATTGGCCAGATATAATAGTAGGTCATGACTACTCAGAGAGAGACCATATGTATATTAATCTACAAAATGGCTCTTTTAAAGAAGTCGTAAAGGAAGCTACCAATCATATTTCAAACTTTTCGATGGGTAATGACCTGGGTGATATCAATAATGATGGGTGGCTCGATTTTATCTCATTAGACATGGTATCCGATAATAACTATGACTTGAAAACCAGTATGAGCGGAATGAACCCGAAACGTTTTCAAGAATTGGTAGATATGGGGTTACATCATCAGTATATGTTCAATACCTTACAGCTGAATACAGGAAAAATAATTAATAACGATACACCTACATTTTCAGAAATTGGAAAATTCGCTGGCGTGTCCAATACCAATTGGAGCTGGGCACCGCTTTTATTTGATATGAACAATGATGGATGGCAAGATCTGTTTGTTTCAAACGGAATCGTGAGGTCTTTCGGAAATAACGACTTCCTTATCTATAAAGAAAAGAAATTGTCAGAGTTGCATAAAAACCTCGAATTGGTTCAAAATAAAGATTCACTGATTAAAATATATTATGATGATTTATTGAACCGGATGCCAAAAAAAGCGGAAGTGAACCAGCTCTTTTTAAATAATAAAGATTTTACCTTTTCATCAATGAATATTAATTGGGGCTTAACAACGCTCACATGTGCTACCGGAGCTGTTTATTCAGATTTGGACAATGATGGTGATTTAGATATTGTGACCAATAATATCAATGATATGGCTTCCGTATATAGAAATAACTCCAGAGAGGTAGCTGTCGCTAACCAATACTTAAAAATAAAGCTAAAAGGGCCTTCAGGTAACACCAACGGCCTTGGTACCAAGGTAACTGTTGAAGCCAATGAAATAAAGCAAACAAAACAACTCTATGTGTCTCGCGGATTTCAATCATCTGTGGATAATATTTTGCACTTTGGTCTTAATACAGCAGAAGAAGTAGAAAAATTGACGGTTGTTTGGCCAGATGGCAAAACTCAAATTATCGAAGACATAGCGGCCAATAAGCAAATAACCCTTTCATATAACGAAGCTCTCGAAAAATTACCGTTAGAGACAACGACAGAAAAGTCAATGTTTTTAGACATAACAGATGCAGTAGACCTAAACTTTAAGCACACTGAAAATCAATTTGATGATTTTGAAAGGGAAAGTTTATTGCCACATAAGTTCTCACAGAACGGCCCTGCCTTAAATCATGGAGATGTTAACAATGATGGGCTCGACGATTTTTACGTGGGAGGTGCCAAAAACCAAGCAGCTTCTCTTTTTATTCAGCAGCAAGATGGTAGTTTTAGGCCTGTTTTAAGTTCATTGTGGGAGAAAGACCGAAGGCATGAGGATATTGCTTCCAACTTTTTTGATGCCGATAATGATGGCGATTTAGACCTGTATGTAGTATCGGGCGGAAATGAAGAAGAAGAAAAGCATGTGTACTATCAAGATCGATTTTATGTAAACAACGGAGATGGCAGTTTTTCAAAAAGCGTAAATGCCATACCTGATATTCGTGTTAGTGGTTCATGTGTTGAGCCTATTGATATAGACGGTGATGGTGATTTAGATTTATTTATTGGAGGAAAGTTAGTGCCTGGCAAATATCCGTTTCCGGCAAACAGCTATATTTTAAAGAATGATAGTAAGGATGGAGTTATATCATTCGTAGATGATACCGATAATGTAGCCCCGTTTTTGAAGGAGTTTGGCATGGTCTCAGACGCAAAATCCGTAGATCTTGATGATGATGGTAATATAGATTTGATTGTTGTGGGTGAATGGATGGAAATAAAAGTCTTGAAGAATACCCAAAACGGATTTGTAGATATGGGCGATTCATCAAATCTTACGGGCAGTTCGGGTTGGTGGTACAGTGTGGCTGCTGCAGATTTTGACCAAGATGGAGACCAAGATTTTATTGTCGGTAATTTAGGGTTAAACTATAAATACAAAGCTTCACCCGAAGAGCCTTTTGAGGTGTTCACCAATGATTTTGATAAGAATGGCAGTCTCGATATTGTTCTTGGTTTTTATGAAGATGGGGTTCCGTATCCGCTTCGTGGCAGAGAATGCTCGTCTAATCAAATGCCTATGGTAAAACAAAAGTTTGCTAGTTATCATGAATTTGCCAGTGCCGATATTCAAACCGTTTACGGAAAGGAAAATTTAGAAAAAGCTTTGCACTATGGTGTATCTACATTTGCCACTACCTATGTTGAAAATTTGGGGAATTTCAAATTTAAAACCCACCCGATAAAAGGAATGGCGCAATTTTCATCGGTCAATAATATTTTGATAGATGATTTTAATGCTGATGGTCAAAAAGACGCTCTTCTGTCCGGTAATTTATATCAATCGGAAGTTGAAACACCAAGAAATGATGCAGGTTATGGTGTTCTGTTAATGGGCAACGCTAAAGGTGGATTTGCAACAGTGCCTACTAGTGTAAGTGGGCTCTTTGTGAAGGGAGAAGTAAAAAATGCATGCATTTTAAATGCCACGAAAGAAAATAAGAAAATTCTTGTGTTCGGAAAGAATGATGCACAGGTACAGTTGATAGAGTACAACTATGATTGA